One genomic region from Rothia dentocariosa ATCC 17931 encodes:
- a CDS encoding uracil-DNA glycosylase family protein, which yields MCANRQVPLLFEDIAADPMNAEYTSRGWEPVYSASARSRIILVGQAPGRIAQETRIPWNDVSGRLLRTWLSVSDDEFYNPELFALMPMDFYYPGKGKHGDLPPRKDFAPRWHPRLRAMMPHAQLTILVGAYAQKYYLDGVSAPRLRSNLTETVAHAEDYLPGFVPLVHPSPLNIGWRKRNPWFEAENIPDLRERVRKILGA from the coding sequence ATGTGTGCCAACCGCCAGGTTCCCCTACTTTTTGAGGATATAGCCGCCGACCCGATGAACGCCGAGTACACGTCACGCGGGTGGGAGCCCGTATATTCGGCGAGCGCTCGATCACGCATTATTCTGGTGGGTCAGGCACCCGGGCGTATTGCACAAGAGACTCGTATTCCATGGAATGATGTGAGTGGTCGGTTACTTCGTACATGGTTGAGCGTAAGCGATGACGAGTTTTATAACCCAGAGCTGTTTGCCCTGATGCCGATGGATTTTTATTATCCGGGAAAAGGTAAGCACGGTGATTTACCACCGCGTAAGGATTTTGCGCCGCGTTGGCATCCGCGGCTGCGCGCCATGATGCCGCATGCACAATTAACCATTCTGGTAGGTGCCTATGCGCAAAAGTACTATCTCGATGGAGTTTCTGCTCCGCGGCTTCGCAGTAACCTTACGGAAACGGTGGCACACGCAGAGGATTATCTGCCGGGTTTTGTGCCTCTGGTGCACCCTTCTCCGCTCAATATTGGCTGGCGCAAGCGTAATCCCTGGTTTGAGGCCGAGAATATACCCGATCTGCGTGAGCGAGTACGTAAAATCTTGGGTGCATAG
- a CDS encoding tRNA (cytidine(34)-2'-O)-methyltransferase has translation MFKILFYTPEIPGNTGNAIRLAAVTGAELHLVEPLGFNFEDAHLRRAGLDYHDLAVVTVHKTLQDAWKAMMPARVFAFTTTAATSYADLEYRDGDVLMFGPESVGLPADVQQDEHITERVKIPMIPGRRSLNLANSASIAIFEAWRQHGFTGGKI, from the coding sequence GTGTTCAAGATTCTTTTCTATACCCCCGAAATTCCGGGGAATACGGGTAACGCCATTCGTCTGGCCGCAGTAACCGGGGCTGAACTTCACCTCGTCGAGCCTCTAGGATTCAATTTTGAAGATGCGCATCTGCGCCGTGCCGGGCTGGATTATCACGATCTTGCGGTCGTAACGGTTCATAAGACCCTGCAGGATGCTTGGAAAGCCATGATGCCTGCGCGTGTTTTCGCCTTTACCACCACGGCAGCAACCTCGTATGCGGATCTTGAATATCGTGATGGCGATGTGCTTATGTTTGGTCCGGAGTCCGTGGGCTTACCAGCCGATGTACAGCAGGATGAGCATATTACAGAACGCGTAAAAATCCCCATGATTCCTGGGCGCCGCTCTCTTAATCTAGCGAACTCCGCGTCCATCGCAATTTTTGAGGCATGGCGCCAACACGGATTCACGGGAGGAAAGATTTAG
- a CDS encoding TPM domain-containing protein codes for MSNITNADRPFGSRRIRRALSVGALAFGTTMLSVALPAAGSSFLTPGISTAQAQTPMTITGRVQDTTNVLGDTSELNSKISELSKNHNIDLHVLTIDKFESPEEAKAWTEETAKKNSYGNADAILVIATESRRAYFAAGSNKPLSSDQQSEVYQKYIKPKLQSGDYKGAALEAVNGINAQKGGISPAVAIGGGAIGVAGVAGAGYYIMKRRRSKNEPGSTPAYSASKVPEVSLEELRTRAGAALVQADNSMVQSKQELEFARAQYGNEHVKPFEEELTRAQELMQASFHRQKLLNDDVPDTVAEQRAWLSEIIDNSQEISDISRDQAQKLSEMRNLEHEAPQAIARLQGRIPELQQIVETAQHTYARLKDQYLPSALEPINKSAALLDSHQSLVAQELQEASRLVDVSRSEAVVHLRNAEESAAQITSLAEAVSNHASALESAQSSLSTDILSIQRDVAEAKSLAESQNRAELAATAAGMEAILGQVSQQAQERPNDPIALTEQLHQLTSELNRSMSSLRADREREQAAKESLSRTLRSAEAQVRSASDFINNRRRGVGSQARTYLSEAQTALSDAHRLRESDPVNSLNRAYEAISLASDAQNSANQDVNNYWDDNRYGQSYGGDSLAQGMLLGAIFSAMGSHSASASTGHHWGGGDSGGGWDFGGGGGDFGGGDGGSF; via the coding sequence TTGAGTAATATCACGAATGCTGACCGTCCGTTTGGTTCTCGGCGCATCCGACGTGCCCTCAGCGTAGGTGCTTTAGCTTTTGGCACCACTATGCTTTCCGTCGCGCTACCGGCGGCGGGCTCTTCGTTCTTGACACCCGGTATCAGTACCGCGCAAGCCCAAACTCCCATGACTATCACAGGTAGAGTACAAGACACGACTAATGTCTTGGGCGATACCTCAGAACTTAACTCTAAAATCAGCGAACTCTCTAAAAACCACAATATTGATCTGCATGTGCTGACTATTGATAAGTTTGAGAGCCCTGAAGAGGCTAAAGCGTGGACTGAAGAGACAGCGAAAAAGAACAGCTACGGTAATGCGGATGCCATTCTTGTCATAGCGACAGAAAGCCGCCGTGCTTACTTCGCTGCTGGAAGTAATAAGCCGCTCAGTTCTGATCAGCAGTCGGAGGTGTACCAAAAATACATCAAGCCAAAACTGCAAAGCGGGGATTATAAAGGTGCAGCTCTTGAGGCGGTCAACGGTATTAACGCCCAAAAAGGGGGCATTAGCCCCGCTGTCGCTATAGGCGGCGGCGCCATAGGCGTAGCGGGTGTAGCGGGCGCTGGGTACTACATTATGAAACGCCGTCGCTCCAAAAACGAGCCGGGAAGTACACCCGCATATTCAGCGTCTAAAGTACCTGAAGTCTCGTTGGAGGAGCTGCGTACTCGCGCTGGTGCCGCGCTTGTTCAGGCAGATAATTCTATGGTGCAGTCGAAGCAGGAACTTGAATTTGCCCGCGCCCAATACGGTAATGAACATGTCAAGCCTTTTGAAGAGGAACTAACGCGCGCCCAAGAGCTCATGCAGGCATCATTCCATCGCCAGAAACTTCTCAACGATGATGTTCCGGACACCGTTGCGGAACAGCGCGCTTGGTTGAGCGAAATTATCGATAATTCTCAGGAGATTTCTGATATTTCCCGAGATCAGGCGCAGAAGCTCTCTGAAATGCGCAATCTTGAGCACGAAGCTCCACAGGCTATTGCTAGGCTCCAGGGGCGTATACCGGAACTTCAGCAGATAGTCGAAACCGCGCAGCATACATACGCGCGACTCAAGGACCAGTACTTGCCGAGTGCGTTAGAACCGATCAATAAATCTGCAGCTCTGTTGGATTCACACCAAAGCCTGGTGGCTCAGGAACTTCAGGAGGCATCTCGTCTAGTGGATGTTTCCCGGTCTGAAGCTGTTGTACACCTGCGCAACGCCGAAGAATCTGCGGCTCAGATTACCTCGCTGGCAGAAGCAGTCAGCAATCACGCCTCAGCTTTGGAATCTGCGCAGTCCAGCCTTAGCACCGACATTTTGAGTATTCAACGTGACGTGGCTGAGGCTAAGAGCCTCGCGGAGTCTCAGAACCGTGCCGAACTCGCCGCGACGGCAGCCGGTATGGAGGCTATTCTTGGGCAGGTTTCACAACAGGCACAAGAACGTCCGAATGATCCTATTGCCCTCACGGAGCAACTGCATCAGCTCACAAGCGAGCTGAATCGTTCCATGTCATCGCTTCGCGCCGACCGTGAGCGTGAGCAGGCGGCTAAAGAAAGTCTGTCTCGTACCTTACGTTCTGCAGAGGCTCAGGTACGCAGTGCATCGGACTTCATTAACAACCGTCGACGCGGTGTCGGTTCACAAGCTCGTACCTACCTATCGGAGGCGCAAACTGCCCTGAGCGATGCACATCGTTTGCGGGAGTCCGACCCGGTAAATTCGCTCAACAGGGCATATGAAGCTATTTCTTTGGCGAGCGATGCGCAGAACTCCGCAAATCAGGATGTCAACAACTACTGGGATGATAACCGTTATGGTCAAAGCTACGGCGGCGATTCCCTAGCGCAAGGCATGCTCTTAGGTGCTATTTTTAGCGCGATGGGCTCACACTCTGCTTCAGCATCCACCGGTCATCACTGGGGCGGCGGTGACTCCGGTGGAGGCTGGGACTTCGGAGGCGGTGGCGGCGACTTCGGCGGTGGAGACGGCGGCAGCTTCTAA
- a CDS encoding electron transfer flavoprotein subunit beta/FixA family protein — MSVSENAYRIAVLTKYVPDTQFEQKIDDTLRVDRSESVMSELDEYAVEAAMQIVEAEDTDAANSAVIAFTLGAADASKGLRRALQLGAHAGVHILDDAFAGADALATSRIIAAALSTYEQEHGTFDLILTGMASTEGETSLVPVQVSELLGRTGISQVASLTVAGRTVRARRDLDTRSQHCETELPALISVTDQVNTPRYPNFKALMAAKKKPITTVNAADIADELAKFGGSASTVTVTEAQTREERTAGETIVDEGDGGIQLVEFLASRNLI; from the coding sequence ATGAGCGTGAGCGAAAACGCATATCGCATCGCCGTACTTACCAAGTACGTGCCAGACACCCAATTTGAACAAAAAATTGACGATACTTTGCGGGTAGACCGCAGCGAATCAGTGATGAGTGAGCTTGACGAATACGCTGTGGAAGCCGCCATGCAGATTGTCGAAGCGGAAGACACCGATGCAGCGAATTCTGCAGTTATCGCTTTTACGTTAGGCGCAGCGGATGCCTCTAAGGGGCTGCGCCGTGCGCTGCAGCTGGGTGCACACGCAGGCGTACACATTCTCGACGATGCTTTCGCAGGGGCTGATGCTCTGGCGACCTCACGCATCATAGCCGCTGCACTCTCCACCTATGAGCAGGAACACGGCACCTTCGACCTGATTCTGACGGGTATGGCATCAACCGAAGGTGAGACTTCGTTGGTGCCCGTTCAGGTGAGCGAACTTTTGGGGCGCACCGGAATCTCTCAGGTGGCATCGCTGACCGTTGCGGGCCGAACTGTTAGGGCACGCCGGGATCTGGATACTCGCTCGCAGCATTGTGAAACTGAATTGCCCGCTTTGATTTCTGTGACCGATCAAGTGAACACTCCGCGATACCCCAACTTTAAGGCGCTGATGGCAGCAAAAAAGAAGCCTATTACGACCGTGAACGCAGCGGATATTGCGGATGAGCTTGCTAAGTTCGGCGGCAGCGCATCTACCGTTACCGTGACCGAAGCGCAGACGCGGGAAGAACGCACCGCAGGTGAAACCATCGTGGATGAAGGCGACGGCGGCATACAGCTGGTCGAATTCTTGGCATCCCGAAACCTTATTTAA
- a CDS encoding chorismate mutase: MTQQEFDPRATSMGDEVSAEVYEELFAMRRSIDNFDAALVHILAERFRATQRVGVLKAQHNLPAGDPGREEAQIARLRAMAKESSLDPEFAEKFLNFIISEVIRHHEKIAHAHKDELAQNDDSLDRQTD, from the coding sequence ATGACCCAGCAAGAATTTGATCCGCGTGCCACCTCCATGGGAGACGAAGTTTCCGCCGAGGTTTACGAAGAACTCTTCGCGATGCGGCGCTCTATTGATAACTTCGATGCCGCGTTGGTTCATATTCTTGCGGAGCGTTTTCGAGCCACCCAGCGCGTTGGGGTTCTTAAAGCACAGCATAACCTGCCTGCGGGTGATCCAGGAAGAGAAGAAGCCCAGATAGCTCGTCTGAGGGCTATGGCGAAAGAGTCTAGTCTCGATCCCGAATTTGCGGAGAAATTTTTGAACTTCATTATTTCCGAGGTTATTCGACACCACGAAAAAATAGCGCACGCGCATAAGGACGAGCTGGCTCAAAACGATGATTCTCTCGACCGTCAGACGGATTAG
- a CDS encoding S1C family serine protease — protein sequence MTQYPGGWNQDSGANGYNDATRPMQHSAPGSYAQQDYQSTGYQQQGYQQNYQTSGYQQSSQNPQNGYQNQYSGQGQNPQQEPKKKYGTGVVLTAALLAALVGGGVGAGVGGGIAASTSSNSSSVTGRNAGGSATNPTVVTDTAKKVLPSTVTVGSKLTDGNGVGTGEVLDNQGHILTNNHVVSTNGTQQSSRVEVRLHDGSIRVAKIVGTDVTSDLAVIKIDPSGLDLKPITFGDSSKVVPGETVVALGSPHNLQDTVTAGVISNTDRAAEAEKDGVYIPMIQTDAPVNHGNSGGPLVNSSGALVGINSQIESEGGGNEGIAYAIPSNYAKRISDEIISKGKATHGYLGANIESAPGQTNEGESRFFPDGVRVTNISSGSPAEKAGLQKGDVIVEADGHRIEQSKTLNGVVRAQAAGATVDMKIKRGSETKNIKVTLGDADNQH from the coding sequence ATGACCCAATACCCTGGTGGCTGGAACCAAGATTCTGGCGCTAACGGTTATAACGATGCAACCCGTCCAATGCAGCATTCTGCACCCGGATCCTATGCTCAACAGGACTACCAGAGTACGGGTTATCAACAGCAGGGTTACCAGCAAAATTATCAAACTTCCGGGTATCAACAGAGCTCCCAGAACCCCCAGAATGGATATCAGAACCAGTACTCCGGGCAGGGGCAGAACCCTCAGCAAGAGCCCAAGAAGAAATATGGAACCGGTGTTGTGCTTACCGCGGCTTTGCTTGCAGCCCTTGTGGGCGGCGGCGTAGGTGCTGGTGTTGGAGGCGGTATTGCCGCATCTACAAGCAGCAATAGTTCATCCGTCACCGGTAGAAATGCTGGAGGCAGTGCAACAAATCCCACAGTCGTAACCGATACAGCTAAGAAGGTGCTTCCTTCGACCGTCACTGTAGGATCAAAGCTGACCGACGGTAACGGCGTTGGTACAGGTGAAGTTCTCGATAACCAGGGACATATTCTCACCAATAATCACGTAGTCTCTACAAACGGTACCCAGCAGTCCTCTAGAGTCGAAGTGCGTTTGCATGACGGAAGTATTCGCGTGGCAAAGATCGTGGGTACCGATGTAACCTCGGATCTTGCGGTCATCAAGATTGACCCCAGTGGGCTAGACCTTAAACCCATTACCTTTGGCGACTCCTCGAAGGTCGTTCCTGGTGAAACCGTGGTGGCGCTTGGCTCGCCGCATAATCTGCAGGACACCGTGACTGCGGGTGTTATCTCTAACACCGACCGTGCTGCAGAAGCAGAAAAAGACGGCGTATATATTCCCATGATTCAGACCGATGCGCCGGTGAACCATGGTAACTCGGGCGGTCCTTTGGTGAACTCTAGCGGGGCGCTCGTGGGCATCAACTCTCAGATCGAGTCTGAAGGCGGCGGCAATGAGGGCATCGCGTACGCCATTCCCTCGAACTACGCTAAGCGTATTTCTGACGAAATTATTAGCAAAGGTAAAGCAACCCATGGGTACCTAGGCGCGAATATTGAAAGCGCCCCTGGGCAGACCAACGAGGGAGAATCTCGGTTCTTCCCGGATGGTGTGCGGGTCACCAATATCTCTAGCGGAAGCCCTGCAGAAAAGGCTGGTCTGCAGAAGGGAGATGTTATCGTCGAGGCGGATGGCCACCGCATCGAACAGAGTAAGACCCTCAACGGCGTGGTGCGTGCACAAGCAGCAGGTGCCACAGTGGATATGAAGATTAAACGGGGGTCAGAGACAAAGAACATCAAGGTGACGCTCGGCGACGCCGATAATCAGCATTAA
- a CDS encoding electron transfer flavoprotein subunit alpha/FixB family protein, which produces MTTAYRVLVIGGTTNFATEPSSVDRELLALARLRAGVGQGGTQLGVMTFAQGSADIAQFYAKQGAARVFAPAQSMTDTLPAARVELAVQAITEFGPDVVLAPHDIDSIELLGRVAVRLGNSEAGSRPVGVVTGAHDVDDALNIRKNVLAGEYDSTVRVEGLPLVTLRLNSVDTAAAPTAVGEGVLTTYTLPGYDMVRITEITEKPTSARPNLEEAATVVAAGRGIGGKLAPIEDLADALGAAIGSTRAVTDAGWLDHSTQIGQTGKSVSPELYVSVGISGALQQKVGMDTSKTIVAINRDADAPIFEIADFGVIGDLFTVIPQAVEEIKRRRNA; this is translated from the coding sequence ATGACGACTGCATACCGTGTGCTGGTTATAGGCGGCACAACGAATTTTGCGACCGAACCTAGCAGTGTGGACCGAGAACTTTTAGCGTTGGCACGACTGCGAGCTGGTGTTGGACAGGGCGGAACTCAACTGGGAGTAATGACGTTCGCCCAAGGCTCCGCTGATATTGCGCAGTTTTACGCTAAACAGGGCGCGGCACGTGTCTTTGCCCCAGCGCAATCCATGACAGATACTTTGCCTGCTGCCCGCGTGGAACTCGCCGTACAGGCTATTACTGAGTTTGGTCCTGATGTGGTTCTTGCCCCGCATGATATTGACTCGATTGAGCTTCTGGGGCGCGTGGCCGTGCGCCTCGGGAATTCCGAGGCGGGATCTCGTCCCGTAGGCGTTGTGACGGGCGCTCATGACGTGGATGATGCGCTCAATATTCGTAAGAATGTTTTGGCGGGCGAGTACGACAGCACCGTGCGGGTTGAAGGTCTGCCGTTGGTAACCCTACGCCTCAACTCGGTAGATACGGCGGCGGCACCCACTGCGGTGGGGGAGGGTGTACTCACCACCTATACTCTGCCCGGGTACGATATGGTGCGCATCACCGAAATAACCGAGAAGCCTACATCTGCTCGCCCCAACCTTGAAGAAGCAGCTACCGTTGTGGCGGCTGGCCGCGGTATCGGCGGCAAGTTAGCCCCCATTGAGGATCTGGCGGATGCGCTCGGCGCCGCGATCGGTTCGACCCGCGCCGTCACAGACGCAGGCTGGCTGGATCACTCTACTCAGATTGGGCAAACCGGCAAGAGCGTTTCTCCCGAACTATACGTTTCCGTGGGTATTTCGGGGGCTCTTCAGCAGAAGGTCGGCATGGATACTTCAAAGACTATTGTCGCCATCAACAGGGATGCGGATGCGCCCATATTCGAGATTGCCGACTTTGGCGTCATTGGGGATCTTTTCACTGTCATCCCGCAGGCTGTTGAAGAAATTAAGAGGCGCCGCAACGCCTAG
- a CDS encoding cysteine desulfurase family protein yields the protein MNRVYLDHAATTDVLPIAIDAMVQQMRAGGNPSSLHATGRDARATVEYARERIARAVGCDAAEVIFTSGGTEADNLAVKGMYWKRREADPVRRRILVSSIEHHAVEETCEWLQKTEGAIIDWIPVDSQGLVDPENVRELIAQNPADVALVTVMWANNEVGTVQPIQDIAAIASEYGIPMHTDAVQAFGAVPVNFRDSGVDTMAISGHKIGGPMGIGALIATRTAQLTPVLHGGGQERSVRSGTIDAPAIAGFAEAAAHVIEHLEEESIRIAALRNELIAAVQAVIPQAHLSGIDPTTEAFPGEKRLPANAHFTFEGAEGDTILFLLDMQGIQTSTGSACNAGVTRPSHVLLAMGLDEDTARSAQRFTLGHSSTGEDIARLLAALPEAYAQAAKAGLSSHLPDAQRWYGG from the coding sequence GTGAACCGGGTCTACCTAGATCACGCAGCGACTACCGATGTCCTGCCAATTGCTATAGACGCAATGGTACAGCAGATGCGTGCGGGCGGTAACCCCTCCTCGCTGCACGCTACCGGACGCGATGCCCGTGCCACCGTTGAATATGCCCGCGAACGTATCGCCCGAGCTGTAGGATGCGATGCCGCCGAGGTTATTTTTACTTCTGGAGGAACAGAGGCAGACAACCTTGCGGTTAAGGGGATGTACTGGAAACGCAGGGAAGCAGACCCGGTGCGACGGCGCATCCTAGTATCAAGTATTGAGCATCATGCGGTGGAAGAAACCTGCGAATGGCTGCAGAAGACCGAGGGCGCGATTATCGACTGGATTCCGGTGGATTCGCAAGGGCTGGTAGACCCCGAAAACGTGCGGGAACTGATAGCCCAGAACCCTGCGGATGTTGCGTTAGTTACCGTTATGTGGGCAAATAATGAAGTTGGCACTGTACAGCCCATTCAAGATATTGCCGCCATAGCCTCTGAATACGGTATTCCCATGCATACGGATGCGGTGCAGGCTTTCGGTGCGGTACCCGTTAACTTCCGCGACAGCGGGGTTGATACGATGGCGATTTCCGGGCATAAAATTGGCGGTCCCATGGGCATCGGTGCGCTTATCGCCACACGAACAGCGCAGCTCACCCCGGTTTTGCACGGGGGCGGGCAAGAGCGTTCCGTGCGTTCCGGCACTATAGATGCCCCCGCGATCGCGGGATTTGCTGAGGCCGCCGCGCATGTGATTGAGCATCTTGAAGAAGAATCCATCCGTATTGCAGCACTTCGCAATGAGCTAATAGCGGCGGTACAGGCGGTTATTCCACAAGCTCACCTGAGCGGCATCGACCCAACGACTGAGGCCTTTCCTGGTGAAAAAAGGCTGCCTGCGAATGCTCATTTTACTTTTGAAGGCGCAGAAGGAGACACCATCCTCTTTCTGCTCGACATGCAGGGGATTCAAACCTCAACCGGTTCGGCCTGTAACGCGGGAGTAACAAGACCATCCCATGTGCTTCTCGCCATGGGGCTGGACGAAGACACCGCCCGCAGTGCGCAACGATTTACTCTTGGGCATTCCAGCACCGGCGAAGATATTGCTCGGTTGCTCGCGGCCCTGCCTGAAGCCTATGCACAGGCAGCAAAAGCGGGTCTTTCCTCACATCTGCCTGACGCTCAACGCTGGTACGGCGGATAA
- a CDS encoding methionine synthase: MTSFSTRFADENTRKQYVPERLLLPGDYRAPEREFATELAERDTVAVRASGLGEFPGTQIIDALHRVRGELGHPHLPFLPELPERGWQSTTLARTIATLSGMELEGASYGWRLVHARGGGTRESARARSCYVSDINALADVVGGESSGASVPEDAAPSFKIQLCGPYTLAARVYAPNGERAISDAGAARDIRDAFLEGLGESISLIRQALNQPEARLTVQLDEPELGRIISGTIPTVSGFRTIPAVPVSEIYESYRICANTFTELTITPMLNLTKVPLTYPDDRTSNLSSVADACAIARTFSTADNPAELLFDPDEASQNLIQAQPLSDPHRWEIAAAVLESGARLWLPIVDSDAIPQQAQRLWRLWNDVGLQKTEIRSVGLTHRANTTHINPHEATLQMARTTEYARIVAEMAAEGLG, encoded by the coding sequence ATGACCTCGTTCTCTACCAGATTTGCGGACGAAAACACCCGAAAACAGTATGTGCCCGAGCGCCTGCTGCTACCGGGTGATTATCGTGCACCCGAACGTGAGTTCGCTACCGAGCTTGCTGAGCGCGATACCGTTGCGGTACGAGCCAGCGGACTAGGCGAATTCCCCGGCACGCAGATAATAGATGCCCTGCATCGTGTGCGTGGTGAGTTGGGGCATCCGCATCTTCCATTCCTACCGGAGCTTCCAGAGCGTGGCTGGCAGAGCACTACTCTTGCTCGCACCATTGCCACGCTCTCTGGAATGGAACTTGAAGGCGCATCCTATGGATGGCGATTAGTTCATGCTAGAGGCGGCGGTACCCGCGAAAGTGCGCGTGCGCGATCCTGTTATGTCTCAGATATTAACGCACTCGCCGATGTCGTAGGCGGTGAGTCTTCTGGAGCTTCAGTGCCTGAGGATGCTGCGCCCAGTTTCAAAATTCAGCTGTGCGGACCATACACCCTTGCTGCGCGGGTCTATGCGCCTAATGGCGAGCGCGCCATCAGTGATGCGGGGGCGGCACGCGATATACGGGATGCCTTTCTAGAAGGGCTAGGGGAGAGCATCTCTCTTATCCGTCAAGCCCTCAACCAGCCCGAAGCCCGTCTTACGGTACAACTGGACGAGCCGGAACTTGGGCGCATTATTTCGGGTACTATCCCTACGGTGAGTGGTTTTCGCACTATCCCAGCGGTACCGGTTAGCGAAATCTACGAAAGTTACCGTATCTGCGCCAATACTTTTACCGAACTTACCATAACGCCTATGCTGAACCTCACCAAGGTTCCCTTGACGTATCCTGATGATCGCACGTCGAACCTCAGCTCTGTGGCAGATGCTTGCGCTATAGCCCGTACGTTTTCAACGGCAGATAATCCTGCCGAACTGCTTTTTGACCCGGACGAGGCAAGCCAGAATCTGATTCAGGCACAGCCTCTTAGCGACCCGCATCGCTGGGAAATAGCGGCAGCCGTACTAGAATCCGGAGCAAGGCTTTGGCTGCCCATCGTAGATTCGGATGCTATACCGCAGCAAGCACAGAGATTGTGGAGACTGTGGAATGATGTTGGACTACAGAAAACCGAGATACGTTCGGTTGGGCTAACACATCGTGCAAATACTACACATATAAACCCGCATGAGGCCACACTTCAGATGGCGAGAACCACAGAGTATGCGCGAATAGTCGCAGAAATGGCGGCTGAGGGCTTAGGATAA
- the mnmA gene encoding tRNA 2-thiouridine(34) synthase MnmA, with amino-acid sequence MKILAAMSGGVDSAVAAARAVEAGHEVVGVHLALSRMPGTLRTGSRGCCTLEDSMDARRVCAQLGIPFFVWDFSERFKEDVVDDFIAEYEAGRTPNPCMRCNEKIKFAALLERAVSLGFDAVVTGHYARVITNDDGNRELHRAADWAKDQSYVLGVLTHEQLKHAWFPLATTPSKAEVRAEAERRGFSVAKKPDSYDICFIPEGDTRAWLGEHIQMRPGMIKDTSGNVVGEHPGAQGFTVGQRKGLALGTPAPDGKPRFVLEIRPKTNEVIVGSRELLSIDEIRGIRATWAGIPVPEAEHFLAQEPKLGVRSETFDVTAQVRAHADPVRGTAHLEWAEDTDAETPGKLRVETVVRLHDGLFGVAPGQTMVLYQGTRVLGQSTIARAYSLAREDLDDLRENAAV; translated from the coding sequence GTGAAGATTTTGGCTGCTATGAGTGGCGGCGTCGATTCAGCTGTTGCTGCCGCCCGTGCCGTTGAGGCGGGGCATGAGGTAGTGGGCGTGCATTTGGCGCTTTCTCGTATGCCCGGAACGCTCCGCACCGGTTCTCGTGGGTGCTGCACCCTTGAAGATTCTATGGATGCGCGCCGCGTATGCGCCCAGTTGGGCATACCCTTCTTCGTATGGGACTTCTCGGAGCGTTTCAAGGAAGATGTAGTTGATGATTTTATCGCCGAATACGAAGCGGGACGAACCCCCAACCCCTGCATGCGCTGTAACGAGAAAATCAAATTTGCCGCGCTTTTGGAACGTGCCGTCTCCCTAGGGTTTGATGCGGTAGTTACCGGTCATTACGCCCGCGTTATCACCAACGACGACGGTAACCGAGAACTGCATCGAGCCGCAGACTGGGCAAAAGATCAGTCCTATGTGCTGGGCGTCCTTACCCACGAACAGCTCAAACACGCCTGGTTCCCCCTAGCAACCACGCCCTCGAAGGCAGAGGTTCGTGCGGAGGCTGAACGGCGTGGTTTTTCGGTTGCCAAGAAACCGGACTCTTACGATATTTGCTTTATTCCCGAGGGTGATACCCGTGCCTGGCTAGGCGAGCACATTCAAATGCGCCCTGGCATGATTAAAGACACCTCCGGCAATGTGGTGGGGGAACACCCTGGGGCTCAAGGATTTACTGTTGGGCAGCGTAAGGGGCTAGCCTTAGGCACTCCGGCGCCTGATGGGAAACCCCGCTTTGTTCTCGAAATCCGACCAAAAACGAATGAAGTTATTGTCGGTTCTCGTGAGTTACTTTCTATCGACGAAATCCGCGGAATTCGGGCCACCTGGGCTGGAATTCCTGTTCCGGAAGCAGAACATTTTCTTGCTCAGGAACCAAAACTCGGCGTGCGCAGCGAGACCTTTGATGTTACCGCTCAAGTGCGTGCACATGCAGACCCGGTACGCGGTACCGCGCATCTTGAATGGGCAGAAGATACCGATGCCGAAACCCCCGGAAAACTTCGTGTAGAGACTGTGGTGCGTCTGCACGATGGGCTCTTTGGCGTGGCACCCGGGCAAACTATGGTGCTTTACCAGGGCACACGAGTTTTAGGACAGTCCACCATAGCCCGTGCTTACTCACTTGCTCGTGAAGACCTTGATGATCTTCGTGAAAACGCAGCAGTGTAA